In Phocoena phocoena chromosome 11, mPhoPho1.1, whole genome shotgun sequence, one DNA window encodes the following:
- the NCF4 gene encoding neutrophil cytosol factor 4 isoform X1, protein MAVAQQLRAESDFNQLPDDIATSANIADIEEKKGFTSHFVFVIEVKTKGGSKYLIYRRYRQFYALQSKLEERFGPENKASPYTCILPTLPAKVYVGVKQEIAEMRIPALNAYMKHLLSLPIWVLMDEDVRIFFYQSSYDAEQVPQALRRLRPRTRKVKSTSPQGAGFDRMAAPRAEALFDFTGNSKLELNFKVGDVIFLLSRINKDWLEGTVRGTTGIFPVSFVKILKDFPEEEDPTNWLRCYYYEDTISTIKDIAVEEDLKSTPLFKDLLELMRREFQREDIALNYQDAEGDLVRLLSDEDVRLMVKWTQGLPSQKHLFPWKLHITQEDNYKVYNTVP, encoded by the exons CGACTTCAACCAGCTTCCTGACGACATTGCCACCTCAGCCAACATCGCCGACATCGAGGAGAAGAAAGGCTTCACCAGCCACTTT GTTTTTGTCATCGAGGTGAAGACGAAAGGGGGGTCTAAGTACCTCATCTACCGCCGCTACCGCCAGTTCTACGCCTTGCAGAGCAAGCTGGAGGAGCGCTTCGGGCCGGAGAACAAGGCCAGCCCCTACACCTGCATCCTTCCCACGCTCCCAG CCAAAGTCTATGTGGGTGTGAAACAGGAGATTGCCGAGATGCGGATACCTGCCCTCAACGCCTATATGAAG CACCTCCTCAGCCTGCCCATCTGGGTGCTGATGGATGAGGACGTCCGGATCTTCTTCTACCAGTCGTCCTATGACGCGGAGCAGGTGCCCCAGGCTCTCCGACGGCTCCGCCCGCGCACCCGGAAAGT GAAGAGCACGTCCCCACAAGGCGCCGGCTTTGACCGCATGGCAGCTCCACGAGCGGAG gcccTGTTTGACTTCACTGGGAACAGCAAACTGGAGCTGAATTTCAAAGTTGGAGATGTGATCTTTCTTCTCAGTCGGATCAACAAAGACTGGCTGGAG GGCACTGTCCGGGGTACCACAGGCATCTTCCCGGTGTCCTTTGTGAAGATCCTCAAGGACTTCCCGGAGGAGGAGGACCCCACCAACTGGTTACGCTGCTACTACTATGAGGACACCATCAGTACCATCAA GGACATTGCAGTGGAGGAAGACCTCAAAAGCACCCCACTCTTCAAGGACTTGCTGGAGCTCATGag GCGGGAGTTCCAGAGGGAGGACATCGCCCTCAATTATCAGGATGCCGAGGGGGATCTGGTTCGGCTGCTATCAGACGAGGATGTGAGGCTCATGGTGAAGTGGACCCAAGGCCTCCCCTCCCAGAAGCACCTCTTCCCCTGGAAGCTGCATATCACCCAGGAGGACAACTACAAGGTCTACAACACGGTCCCCTGA
- the NCF4 gene encoding neutrophil cytosol factor 4 isoform X2, with amino-acid sequence MAVAQQLRAESDFNQLPDDIATSANIADIEEKKGFTSHFVFVIEVKTKGGSKYLIYRRYRQFYALQSKLEERFGPENKASPYTCILPTLPAKVYVGVKQEIAEMRIPALNAYMKHLLSLPIWVLMDEDVRIFFYQSSYDAEQVPQALRRLRPRTRKVKSTSPQGAGFDRMAAPRAEALFDFTGNSKLELNFKVGDVIFLLSRINKDWLEGTVRGTTGIFPVSFVKILKDFPEEEDPTNWLRCYYYEDTISTIKDIAVEEDLKSTPLFKDLLELMRPKATGPFLNPDLSHPGGSSRGRTSPSIIRMPRGIWFGCYQTRM; translated from the exons CGACTTCAACCAGCTTCCTGACGACATTGCCACCTCAGCCAACATCGCCGACATCGAGGAGAAGAAAGGCTTCACCAGCCACTTT GTTTTTGTCATCGAGGTGAAGACGAAAGGGGGGTCTAAGTACCTCATCTACCGCCGCTACCGCCAGTTCTACGCCTTGCAGAGCAAGCTGGAGGAGCGCTTCGGGCCGGAGAACAAGGCCAGCCCCTACACCTGCATCCTTCCCACGCTCCCAG CCAAAGTCTATGTGGGTGTGAAACAGGAGATTGCCGAGATGCGGATACCTGCCCTCAACGCCTATATGAAG CACCTCCTCAGCCTGCCCATCTGGGTGCTGATGGATGAGGACGTCCGGATCTTCTTCTACCAGTCGTCCTATGACGCGGAGCAGGTGCCCCAGGCTCTCCGACGGCTCCGCCCGCGCACCCGGAAAGT GAAGAGCACGTCCCCACAAGGCGCCGGCTTTGACCGCATGGCAGCTCCACGAGCGGAG gcccTGTTTGACTTCACTGGGAACAGCAAACTGGAGCTGAATTTCAAAGTTGGAGATGTGATCTTTCTTCTCAGTCGGATCAACAAAGACTGGCTGGAG GGCACTGTCCGGGGTACCACAGGCATCTTCCCGGTGTCCTTTGTGAAGATCCTCAAGGACTTCCCGGAGGAGGAGGACCCCACCAACTGGTTACGCTGCTACTACTATGAGGACACCATCAGTACCATCAA GGACATTGCAGTGGAGGAAGACCTCAAAAGCACCCCACTCTTCAAGGACTTGCTGGAGCTCATGag GCCTAAGGCCACTGGACCTTTCCTGAACCCTGATCTCTCCCACCCAGGCGGGAGTTCCAGAGGGAGGACATCGCCCTCAATTATCAGGATGCCGAGGGGGATCTGGTTCGGCTGCTATCAGACGAGGATGTGA